The sequence GGACACCATACCAGACCAGGAAGACCATTGTTCATCATTGGATACAAGCAACTATGTTTATTACTCACTGGGCCACCTGCACTAAATGAGAATTTCCATCAGCTTTGAAAGGGAGATCCTCATTGGTTAGTGTGCTTCTGTTCTTTAAGAGGGCAGCTTTAAAAGGTTTAATTTTTGCATTGAATGTCCCATTACAATTGGGTAGCacaatggctcagtggttagcactggtgccttgcagcgctggggttctAAGTTCGAATCCGACTAATGGCATCtgccatctgcatggagtttgtatgttctccccgtgtttgcatgggggtactccggtttcctcacacactccaaagacatactaatagggaccttagattgtgagccccattggggccagttggatgctaatgtctgtaaagcgctgcggaatatagtagcgctatataagtgcataaaataaataaataatacaatattGCACTGAACATCAAGCGGtccttttttcattttcaatagAATTTGACCTCTACCAGTTGCAAGATGGCAGATGCCTACTCAGTCTATCCCTTGTCCACGCCCTAGGTAGAATACCTGCCTAATATAACACAGATTGGAACATGCCTTACATTTTTTTCCTCAGAGATTTTATATGAATCCGTGAAAAAAAATCTTTAGGAAAATTGTAGAAAATTTGAAGCACACTGAGGTACAGTATAGTACTAAAGTAAGATATGAGCATTGTATTACAGATCCGTATAACACATTGTTTATGTTTGTAATATCTCAGCGTTTAATGGTGTCATTATTTCTCCTAGAGATGAAGACAAAGATCTGCTCTACACTTTTTCTCATTCTTCTATGTTCTCAGAAGATTCACAAGGCAGATGGAGACTGTACATATGATAGATTCCTCAGACATTGTTCCTGTTCACTACTTGACTTGACCAACATTTTGACCATCCTTCCATGTGTCGAGGCTTTAAGCTTTGAATTCAATGGTGGAACATTCATCAACCATGAAGATTTTGCTAAACTGGACATGAAATTGGTTATGAACATGATCCATGTTTCATTGGCCAAGATCAGTTTTGCCAATGCGGTATTGTCTGAAGAATTCTTGGTTGCTTTTATAGATGTAATACACCAGGTTCCTGTTGACCTCCTCTCATTTGAAAACACAACCTTTGTTGGACAATCTCTGAATAATTTGAGAGGATCACCTCCTAATATATTATCTCTACAGTTcatcaacacatcttcaaacccatTAATCCAGAGAGACTCTCCCTTTGAAAGGTTTGGCAATTGGATGTCCATTCTGAGGAACCTTACTGTGAAACAGTCACAATTAACAGGTGTTCCTTGTGACATCGGTATACATTTTCAGGCCTTGACGACTTTAGAGCTATCAGAAAGCCTCCTGTCTGATGACAATATGTTCTCTGTGTTTTGTAATGATGCTTTTCCTACTCTACAAATCCTAAAACTAAGAAGTAACAATTTTAGTAATTATGAGAGTCTATGCCAAGCGTTAAGCAGATATAACCAACTGAGGCACTTAGATTTAAGTCTCAATGACTTGTCTTTTATATCAAACTCTTTATGTGAGTGGCAGCCATCTTTAAGTCACTTAAATCTATCTAATACAGGCTTAGAACATGTGAGTATTAATCTACCACCAAATTGTGAAGTATtagatctaagtcacaacaagatTGAATTCCTAAATATTTCTCTGCCCATACTGAGAGAGCTATATTTGTCCTACAATAGGCTTTCTACTCTTCCCTCCATGGGCCATATCCCTATTGTACAAATTCTAGCTGTAGATGGGAATCCCATCAAACAGTTAGAAGTTAGTCAGATACAAGCATTCAAGCTTCTGAGTAGCTTTAAAGGTGATAACATCCCATACAAATGCTCTTGCTCGTTTATAAAAGAAATGAAAGAAATGGCAAAGTCTGGTCTGACACTTCAGTGGTGGCCAGATGAATACACATGTGACTCTCCTGAATCTTTGCGGGGTAAGGTGATCAATGATGTGAACTACTCATTGTTTGAGTGCCACACACAGCCCTTAACAATTGTCATATGTATTGTAATATTAATAATGTGTGTAGCTATAATAATTTGCTTTGTTAAAATTTGCCAGAGTAACAAAACAAGATCTCAATGCATGCAAGCTGGAAATTCAAATACTATGTAACTGGAAATAAATGTGTACAGATGATGTTAGTTTTCTTAATGACTAACATACTTACCAATGGTCTTGGTTTTCCTGGTACTGTCCCATGAACTGGACCACAAAACGGGTGTTTTACACTAATTTCCAAATTTAATGGGCCAAGCTCAGTCTAGTTACAGCATCATACATTAGCAGTGGGTGTATATGGTACAGCAGATgtcgctcagtcctattcaaataCATGGGACTGAGGTGCCAAACAGGGCACAGCTACTACTAAATCTATGGCACCATGTATGTTAGACAATAAAGGGGATGCAGCACCTTAGGCCATCTGATTGGTTGGGGTGCCTGAACTCAGAGCCCCACCAGTCATATAGTAATGGCCTATTTTAAGGACAGGCTATCAATCTTATAGTCACGTGACATATTAAAGgtatggaaaacctctttaagtaaCCAAGATTCATATATCTTATATTAACTTTGTGTAAGGACTTCTCAGCTCCAAATACCTCAACAAAGCTAAGCATTTGTCTCAGCATATCCATGGCATATTATGGGCCTGATAAATGTAAAAAGAGTGTCCTTTAGGGATACAATAAGGCAGTATGCAATAGCAtaccttttttcaactgtattggaAAGACAAGCAGCTGCATATATTTAGGCTATATGTCCAGTATATGTGTTGGTAAATTACAcaagttttaaccccttagtcaccacgcacattttttttaaatcgcattccaagagctgtaactttagtttttttcatcaatgtacttgtatcAGGTCTTATTTTTAGCAGGAcaggttatagtttttaatgcactatTTTGAGCACATGCAGTGACTGATTAAACCCCCATTGTTTACGTCAGCAAAATGGTGTATTTGTGGTCACTAAGGGTTAATTGCCTTTTCAACTTTTATTGCTCTAGTGCAtctaaaataaatgtaaataaaataaagccATGTTGCGAATAATGAAAAACTACAATTCTCAAGACTTTTTGTCCACAGCTCATGTGTGTTACCAAGGTTGCAGACTACAAACAAAGCCTGTGTAGTCTGAGCCTGCAAAAGTAGTTTTCCTATCCATTTTCCCCTAAGAACATTTGGCAGGTAAAATAGGTTTTCTGGTCCTTTCATagtaatggcctatccttaggataagccATAAATATTTAATggaaggggtctgacacccttcaCCCAGGGGTGTatatagcttttctgctgccttgAAACAGCCACCCtctccccatgccaaattctgaaCCTAACCCCTTCTCTTCGGCCCTACTACTAAAGATTTAGTTGCAAAACTTTAtatacagcgctacaaaacatgCAGGATTATACAGTGCACATACTTCTTACTtctagtgatgtctcctctgatatagacgttctctttcctcatcttctccatttggaccaGACAGCCATCTCTTgtatctgcagagtttgacacagaGACATATTAGTTTTCTTCTTTCCCAACACcctccccaccttctcaacatcccatgcTGCCACCTCGAATATAGCCGACTATGCCCCAaaactatactacagaaacaggTAATCCCCTTAAAAATATTAGtatcacacagatagtgcccccttcaataattattagcacacagtgccctaagaaATAACTGTGGCGAGCAAATAGTATCTCTAACACTAATAGTGTAGTAAACATATTGCAGCCCAAAAAAtgtttgtgctaagctgatactgtgccagggtgccccccacagtaatagtgctccccaaattcccaccaatagtaataattatcagccagagtgcacttagtgttaacagtgcccccagaagtaataatgcccccatagtgcacatACTAGTAATCATATTACCCATagtcccaccataatgccccctaatgtgcaccagtacaaaaaataccccttataaTATGTACCAGTACAAAAAAACTCCAttacaatgtgtgccagtgcaaaatccCCCCttataacatgtgccagtagaaaaaatacccccttataatgtgcggcaGTAGAAAAAATGTCCCTTATAACGTGTAccaatacaaaaaatacccccttataatgtgtgccagtataaaaaaaatgtcccttataatgtgtgccagtacaaaaaattacCCCTTCTGTATGCctgtacaaaaatgcccccttataactatcacgaccggcgtgccgatcacatacgtgacgcaaagggagggaaaaggaaggccttgtccaagggagagggaaagatggtgacccctaactcacctagaggCTGGCAcaagactgccctgacgtccctagacgggtttctcacccgtacgccgatcacgttcctaaaccctggctttccctaagatgagccctacgtagtgaatagggcggtgggaacactagtccgcaccactaacactaaagggaaacactagggagaagacagacaatacagacaagacatataatcccaggtgggcgacaacaaacaaccaacagggatccggagggtaatgctctggtacgacaaccagggataacagcaactcagctccagtgggtcagtatagaagtccaggcaggaagctctatatctggcaaccagagaagtgggagaggggaatataaggaggttgggagtgctggacaagaaacagctgaggagaagaagctacggaaccctgagtgagacaaaaaggattgcaaggcaaacccagaaagctaccattaagaaacagcactatcttcagacatagagcgcgcagctgtaacatcccagagtatgtcactaaactctcttcacccagcttcattatgttaagatgtgaatgtgttaatatctgatgtcatctcaatgtgcattgccatgtttatgtctgtattttatatatttgctgtaatttccatgtacaccagcagttggcagcagtatgtagcagaataaggcaagttagtatacctagactggaagaaaaccattccaggctagcttcccccatctgaggaggagtggaatgtgcccactcttacttcagagggaggacagaaggttCTAGGCGGAGTGTGTGCAGTGTGCACCAGCCTCCCTGTTGGAGTAGGctgtgtgtgaataggagctcccagagaaacagggatcccaaccaaggattcaggcctaacctgaggcctaaagcaacattcccagcctgagttccttacctcagctggatgacaaagaaagcagcaactgcagaacttctagatctccaggacgaaaccaccattccctgcgagcagtcctgtaagtacagattccagaacaaggagaagataagtacctccatagctagtcaggcccaaacaaagcagaacccaagacagagcagaagatagatacctgccagattctttaggcatatgacaagaagcagaatatatatattaattcctgccacatattgccaatacctgctgggaccctagactattgctgtacaattgtatggatctaaagctgccacttataacatcaagtaaagccaAGTTGGACCCTAATATCTGTGTGCAATTCCATCattcctatttacagcactctcattttgttgcatgtgagccaggatacaggagtccagccgtactacaggtaggagacaccgttgacacaatacagagacaatatccccctctggcattcctaacctagtatgtgagctataccatcttaaagggccctgctacagtacctgcgcaagctgcaactggcgtcacaaactaaaaaccattaattttgcgccagcgtgcatctgtcccaatccggcttactgcatattttggcgtcactgtgaacaggatcggattgaaattgtgtgtccatccctaaacAGCAGAACCGCATCTAATTGCGCTAAAAAACAGACTTAAAAAATCGCATGCTGCAcagtataacaatataacaaaacaataacaaacacaggtgcactctgcagtctcactaaatcctcaaactgattttaaaattgagagattagtcaacatgtcctacggtgtagaacatgtctaagcccggacaccacgacaaggtttctcaagtagcccgggaccctacactctcctacctgagccgtatgtgcgataccaggagccagtgggcaaattacaggagcataaggccgactcacaaacaactcaccagttacctccagcatgtggccatgcttgcaatgggaggagggaggagtctgtgagtcccactcaagacttgccgatatgtcccaggcctcacagatgcacctaaatgtgacctgtagatggaaaacaggcacatttaaataggagtttatacacctccaggaatctatatatacaaactaagaagacaggttggcattagcaggaggtgctcaaacccacatgcagttgtgcatatatataggggagcaaatcctgcacttgtggcccgttgctaatggcaatccccagcaaaatgcatacaatggaggatgcccgcggcgaaccacaagtaccacaaaaaacatcctacacaaggtaacaagtgcggatgtcataattaatataacaatataacaaaacaataacaaacacaggtgcactctgcagtctcactaaatcctcaaactgattttaaaattgagagattagtcaacatgtcctacggtgtagaacatgtctaagcccggacaccacaacaaggtttctcaagtagcccagcTACAACCAGCTCAGCAGCCTCAATCCCGAGGTGCCACATGAAATCACTGCATTCGCCCAGACGGCTTGGGAGTACAAGTCAGCCgtagaggaatgggtgaaggaagtaCTTGACCACCCCAAGTCTGGAGATCCCGTCCTGGCCAGGCGTACAGGAACCGTCCTATGGTTCTCTGTTGAGAgaggcgtgggtttcctccaagaTAACCATTCGGGAACTGAGGTATTTGTGGGCCGCAGGTCCGTAAAGCGCCACTACTTGCCCCAGGAGAGGCACAATTTATACATTGGGGACCAGGTGGAATATACCCCCATGCGGTCCATCCAAGGACTATTTGCGGCTGGAGTAACCCTACTACAaaaacctctctcccctgccgtcaccccagagacctggcaggaagagcCAGGCTCTGCAGCAAAAACCAGATGCCTGCAGGAGACCCCAGATGGCCGGCTGGTATTCAAAGAAAAGGCAGAACCAGCCCCTGCACCTCTCATTCCAGATTTATCACctccaccaaccctgagggtaggacaaaTTAACAATTCAGTGTTAACATTCAATCCCAAGGTGCAGCCATGTTTTATACCCCCCTATGTGCTCCCATGGAAGCAGTCCCAGTCAACTGTTCCAGCACTCCCTGAGCCACTGAAGCCAGAAGTGTTACCCCTTCCTGCAGCGGCTGTGGATCCCGGTCTGCAGCAAGCCACAGCCACATTCTCCAGGTTGGCTGTCCAGCCTATACCTACAGTCACCTGTAGAGGTCGCTGGCATACTACCGTCAACACCACTCTTAGCCACCAGCAGAGGCAAGATGTCCCTCTAATGAGGTTCAGCAGCTCCAGCAGTGACGAAGAGCTAgacacctacctgtaaggtgtccccactacaaaaaaaataatcaacaagtgacattgttctgggagccactccgtggactgctaCCGGACGGGTGAGGGCCTGTTTGGCATGTTGTGCTTTTAACCgtttttgttccaggttgccattgttgtcctcatccagatggtcatgtcagtaaggactccccccatcagcacttaacccttACATCCAAGTTGgaagttttatcccctttctcaggttacttgatagcctgctgctattaacttttaaccctttggattacaattaactctttgccctgtggattgcaaaggaaATTTTATTTagattccagaggattctacttcaagcacttccaggaatatggactcaagttattgttgagcctatcccttGCACTTATAAGATTGCACTATTTTgtaaaatgttttattgcaacataaaagcttgcactttaTTACTTATGTTATTGTAACCAGTTTACATGTTGTGTAACGTTAAagtatcctgcccattgtgtgtattatctctccaggtgccacaatgtgaaatTATGTACTATTCCAaatgattgcacttaccattgcacttaacaaaaattgtagcaacttacctaaagtgtgccttttcacagctcttgttctctcccccttatACGGACTGTCATTATACGGACGTTatacaccaatggcctacacccggtgaagtatacccataggtacccagggtaggaccaaatggtaagtcctgacaggtctagttatttcacaggtacccctgctgcttcgggaatcgttagaagccctaggctgctccttccagcttgttaaatgttccggattgttcccatccggaggtgtctcatttccaggagcgcacgggattaaagaccctcctcctgtgacattgccagaagacacggagacgacgcatacctccccttctgagcctttttgcctaaggtatggtacctcaagccttagagccactaCTTAGCTTCCTcttagacatcatagtgatcgtgctataagccaaatttcttcaggctatgatgcagggaagggaaaacaagataaagccacccttctatttgcgggctttgcattacacaatggtgggattacggagtaaagacacccccatgctttctttgatgtttaaaggatccagaacatacaaagtcagtcagcgatgcatgctttgtgcagtatttaggttcactggttataccaagataaggaaactgtgtgttggacaccttatgctagcgggcaggaacctcgaggaaactgttaaatgttttgtctttgtatgtcattatgtgtatattcatgcagcactttgtattaattgggtacccagagctattCCTTATTGCCTATCATGCGCCGAGggcggcttcacttaaagtaagcgggtatgtaacatcccagagtatgtcactaaactctcttcacccagcttcattatgttaagatgaatgtgttaatatctgatgtcatctcaatgtgcattgccatgtttatgtctgtattttatatatttgctgtaatttccatgtacaccagcaggtggcagcagtatgtagcagaataAGGCAAGTTAGTATACCTAGTCTGGAATAaatcattccaggctagcttcccccatctgaggaggagt is a genomic window of Bufo bufo chromosome 1, aBufBuf1.1, whole genome shotgun sequence containing:
- the LOC121008994 gene encoding toll-like receptor 2, producing MKTKICSTLFLILLCSQKIHKADGDCTYDRFLRHCSCSLLDLTNILTILPCVEALSFEFNGGTFINHEDFAKLDMKLVMNMIHVSLAKISFANAVLSEEFLVAFIDVIHQVPVDLLSFENTTFVGQSLNNLRGSPPNILSLQFINTSSNPLIQRDSPFERFGNWMSILRNLTVKQSQLTGVPCDIGIHFQALTTLELSESLLSDDNMFSVFCNDAFPTLQILKLRSNNFSNYESLCQALSRYNQLRHLDLSLNDLSFISNSLCEWQPSLSHLNLSNTGLEHVSINLPPNCEVLDLSHNKIEFLNISLPILRELYLSYNRLSTLPSMGHIPIVQILAVDGNPIKQLEVSQIQAFKLLSSFKGDNIPYKCSCSFIKEMKEMAKSGLTLQWWPDEYTCDSPESLRGKVINDVNYSLFECHTQPLTIVICIVILIMCVAIIICFVKICQSNKTRSQCMQAGNSNTM